CTGCGACACCACGACGCGCTCGGTGCCGTTGATGACGAAAGTGCCCTTGTTCGTCATGAGCGGGAAGTCGCCCATGAAGACGGTCTGGGACTTGATCTCGCCGGTCTCGTTGTTGGTGAACTCGGCGGTGACGAAGAGCGGGGCGGCGTACGTGAAGTCGCGCTCCTTGCACTCGTCGATGGAGTTCTTCGGCGGCTCGAAGCGGTGGTCCCGGAACGTCAGCGACATCGACCCGGAGAAGTCCTCGATCGGGGAGATCTCCTCGAAGATCTCCTCCAGACCGGACTTGGTGGGGACGTCCTGACCGTTCTCCAGAGCCTCCTCGACGCGAGCCTTCCACGCGTCATTGCCGAGCAGCCAGTCGAAGCTCTCGGTCTGGAGCGCGAGGAGGTTCGGAACCTCGAGGGGCTCCTTGATCTTTGCAAAGGAAATGCGCAGCGGGGCGGTGCTGGCGCCGTTGTTCGTATTCGCGGTCGAGGCAGTGCGCGAGGCGGCCAAGAGGGGGTCCTTCCGAGGGCTCGGACTCACTACGCGCGTACCGGTCCCTCTTCCTGCGCGGAGACGGAAACCCCAGGTCAAAGAGGCTCGGTCATCGATGCTCGGATGAGGGTAGACCCCTGGTGACGGGCAGGGGGCAGCTAACAGGCAGCGCAAAGGGTCAGTGTAGCCACTTGGCACACTGATGTCCAGTACGGGTTCTGCGAGACCCTCGTTGTGCTCAACGCCTTCGTCAACGCCCTCGGCATGCCGCCCTCAACGCACGTTGATCCTGCCCTCTTCGTCGCCGATCCATGCCTCGGATTCGGATCCTTGTGACGACGCGTCCTGAGAATTGCGCGCTGCGTGCGGTTCGTCAAGGCCCTCCCAGCCCGAACGGGGCCCTCCGGAGACACGACGAAGATCACCCTACCCCTCGCCCTCACGAGTGCAAGGCGACCCGGGCCGCGCCCCCGGGACGCCGAAGAGCGACCACCCGGATGGATGATCGCTCTTCGGTGCGTACGCGTTACAGCCCCGCGGGGCCGCGATCGGCGTGCAGTGGGGTCAGGGAACCCCGGGAGGTCTTACTTGACCTCGACGGAGGCGCCGGCGCCCTTGAGGGACTCGGCGGCCTTCTCGGCGGCGTCCTTGGCGACCTTCTCGAGAACGGGCTTCGGGGCGCCGTCCACGAGGTCCTTGGCCTCCTTCAGACCCAGGGAGGTCAGCTCGCGCACGACCTTGATGACCTGGATCTTCTTGTCGCCCGCACCGGTGAGGATGACGTCGAACTCGTCCTTCTCCTCCTCGGCCTCGGCGGCGGCGCCACCAGCGGCACCACCGGCGACGACGACCGGCGCGGCAGCGGCGGCGGTGACGTCGAACTTGTCCTCGAAGGCCTTCACGAACTCGGAGAGCTCGATGAGGGTCATCTCCTCGAACTGCGCGAGCAGGTCTTCCTGGCTGAGCTTCGCCATGATGGCGGTCCTTCCACTCAAATCGGCGGGTGCCGGATGTACTGGGTGAGGCGGGCGTACGTCGGCCCGCTGCGACCCTCGCCGCGTCGTGCGGCCAGGATCAGAAAGCGAGCCGAATTACTCGGCACCGCCCTGCTCGGCCTGCTTGGCGCGCAGCGCGTCCACGGTGCGGACGAGCTTCGTCGGCAGCGCCTGGAAGAGGGAGGCAGCCTGGGACTGCTTCGCCTTGAAGGCACCGGCCAGCTTGCTGAGCAGAACCTCACGGGACTCGAGGTCCGCGAGCTTCTTGATCTCGTCGGCGGACAGCGCCTTGCCGTCAAGGACACCGCCCTTGATGACGAGATTGGGGTTGTCCTTGGCGAAGTCACGGAGACCCTTCGCCGACTCCACCGGGTCACCGGTGACGAAGGCGACAGCCGTCGGACCGTTGAACAGGTCGTCCAGCGTCGTGATCCCGGCCTCGTTGGCCGCAATCTTGGTCAGCGTGTTCTTCACCACGGCGTACTGGGCGTTCTCACCGAGCGACCGGCGCAGCGTCTTGAGCTGCGCCACGGTGAGACCGCGGTACTCGGTCAGCACGGCAGCGTTGGAGTTGCGGAACTGCTCCGTCAACTCGGCCACTGCGGCAGCCTTGTCGGGCCTCGCCATAGAGCCTCGGCCTCCTTCCGGGTGATTCTGACCGCGCGGACCCGAAGGAGGACTGGGAAAACGAAACGCCCCGGCGCAGGCGCACGGGGCGGACTCGACCGGCCGCACACACGTCGAGCGCGTGCTCCGGGAGTTCTTCCACAGTCACCTGCGCGGGTCGCCCACTTGTCAGCGGATCCTTCGGCCACCGCGCCCTCGTTCGAGTGCACGGCAACGACCAGCGGTCTTTGGCTTCCTCAGGAGAGTACGGGACCGGGGCGCTCTCGAGCAAATCGGGCCCGCGGGCCCGGACCCGGTCCTTCGGGGGGCGCGGTTCAGGAGACGGTGCCGGTGCCGCCCGCGACGGTCCCGGCGGACTTCAGGAGGTCCTTGAAGTCCTCGGTGTCGGCGGCCGGCGGCTTCTGCGCGCTGACCGGGACGCCGTAGTCGCTGTAGTAGGCCGTGCTGGTCATGGGGCCGGTGGCCATGTCCGCCTTCTCGACCTTCTTGACCAGCAGGTCCTGGTCGTTGATCCAGATGTCGACGGTCTCCGTGGTGACGCCCGCCTGGCTGAGCTGCTTCTTCAGGTCGGCGAGCTGACCGGCGTCGAGGCCGCTGCTCTCGCCCGCGAGGTCCGCGACGTCGACCGTGCCGGCGTAGTGCGTGGTGTGGACGCCGGAGACGGTCTCCTCGCCGGCCTTCTTCACGTCGCCGGAGGCCAGCAGCAGCTTCACCGACTGGTTCGGCGTGGTGTTCTGCATCTGGTCCTTGAGGTACGCGCCGGAGCCGCCGCCGAGCTGGGCGAGGTCGTCGTAGGCGTACCTGATCCAGCGCTTGCCGCCCGTCTGCTGGGCGAACTTCTCGCTCATCCGCGCGTAGTAGGCGTCCGGCAGGTAGCGGGCCTGCATCGACGAGGTGCCGGTCCGGCGCATCGCGTCGGCCACCTGCCCGCCGGTGTACGTGATGGTGAGGTTGCCCTTGAGGCCGTCGTCCCAGCTCAGGGCGCCGTTCGCGGTCATGGACATGGTGTCGCCGACGCTCGTGCTGGAGCGCACCCTGGCCGACTCCGCCTTGTCGGTGGACTTCTCCACGGAGCGCAGGGCGGCTATGGGGCTGACGTGCGCGACGCTCCGGCCGACCGCCTTGTCGCCCTCCCCGGAGTCCGAGGAGCCGCAGGCGGCCACTCCCGTCAGTGCGGCCACCACCGCGACGGAAAGGGTCACCCGGCGTACGGTCGTGTTCTTCATCTCGTCCCACCCCTATGCGAGTCCTGTGCCTGCACCGTAGCCCAGGCCACTGACAGCCGTGCGAAAGGCCGCACGGAGAAAGGACGGACCCCGCACCTCGAAGGTTGCGGGGTCCGCCCTGTCGGCCTGTGCGTCCCTGACGCGGCCACCGGGGTGAGCGCGGGGCTCAGACGGCGGCCGGGTCCTCCTCGACGAGGAGGTTGCGGGTGCGGTTCGGGTCGACCGGGATGCCGGGGCCCATCGTGGTGGTGATGGCGGCCTTCCTGATGTAGCGGCCCTTGGCGGCGGACGGCTTCAGACGGAGGATCTCCTCCAGCGCGGCGCCGTAGTTCTCCACCAGCTTGTCGTCCTCGAAGGACGTCTTGCCGATGATGAAGTGCAGGTTCGAGTGCTTGTCGACGCGGAACTCGATCTTGCCGCCCTTGATGTCGGTGACGGCCTTGGTGACGTCGGGGGTGACGGTGCCGGTCTTCGGGTTCGGCATCAGACCACGCGGGCCGAGGACGCGGCCGAGGCGGCCGACCTTGCCCATGAGGTCCGGGGTGGCGACGACGGCGTCGAAGTCCAGACGGCCCTTCGCCACCTCGTCGATCAGCTCGTCGGCGCCGACGATGTCGGCGCCCGCGGCACGCGCGGCCTCGGCACGGTCACCGGTCGCGAAGACCAGGACCCGGGCGGTCTTGCCGGTGCCGTGCGGAAGGTTCACGGTGCCACGGACCATCTGGTCGGCCTTGCGCGGGTCGACACCCAGGCGGAAGGCGACCTCGACGGTGCCGTCGAACTTGGTCGTGGAGGTCTCCTTGGCGAGGCGGACGGCCTCGAGCGGGGCGTAC
This is a stretch of genomic DNA from Streptomyces sp. TG1A-8. It encodes these proteins:
- the rplL gene encoding 50S ribosomal protein L7/L12, giving the protein MAKLSQEDLLAQFEEMTLIELSEFVKAFEDKFDVTAAAAAPVVVAGGAAGGAAAEAEEEKDEFDVILTGAGDKKIQVIKVVRELTSLGLKEAKDLVDGAPKPVLEKVAKDAAEKAAESLKGAGASVEVK
- the rplJ gene encoding 50S ribosomal protein L10, whose product is MARPDKAAAVAELTEQFRNSNAAVLTEYRGLTVAQLKTLRRSLGENAQYAVVKNTLTKIAANEAGITTLDDLFNGPTAVAFVTGDPVESAKGLRDFAKDNPNLVIKGGVLDGKALSADEIKKLADLESREVLLSKLAGAFKAKQSQAASLFQALPTKLVRTVDALRAKQAEQGGAE
- the rplA gene encoding 50S ribosomal protein L1, whose translation is MSKRSKALRAADAKIDREKLYAPLEAVRLAKETSTTKFDGTVEVAFRLGVDPRKADQMVRGTVNLPHGTGKTARVLVFATGDRAEAARAAGADIVGADELIDEVAKGRLDFDAVVATPDLMGKVGRLGRVLGPRGLMPNPKTGTVTPDVTKAVTDIKGGKIEFRVDKHSNLHFIIGKTSFEDDKLVENYGAALEEILRLKPSAAKGRYIRKAAITTTMGPGIPVDPNRTRNLLVEEDPAAV